The proteins below are encoded in one region of uncultured Fibrobacter sp.:
- a CDS encoding ferredoxin family protein, producing the protein MSIIIDQGKCIGCGRCHDVCPGTLIKINENKKAFIKYPKDCWGCTSCIKECPVHAIRFFLGEDIGGKGSKVHTEKVKGEKNDIVRWIFELNDGSVKTIDIDPKESNKY; encoded by the coding sequence ATGAGCATCATCATTGATCAAGGCAAGTGCATCGGATGCGGGCGCTGCCACGACGTTTGCCCCGGCACGTTAATCAAGATAAACGAGAACAAGAAAGCGTTTATCAAATACCCCAAGGACTGCTGGGGTTGCACCTCGTGCATCAAGGAATGCCCGGTTCATGCCATCCGATTCTTCCTCGGTGAAGACATTGGTGGCAAGGGCAGCAAGGTGCACACCGAAAAAGTTAAGGGAGAAAAGAACGATATCGTGCGCTGGATTTTTGAACTGAATGACGGAAGCGTCAAGACTATCGATATCGACCCCAAGGAATCAAATAAGTATTAA
- a CDS encoding adenylyl-sulfate reductase subunit alpha, producing MKIERLKTDLLIIGGGTAGCYAAITATSNAAGNKGAGLKILVVEKANIKRSGCLAAGVNALNAYITEGRTPRDYVEYAKKDAAGIVREDLLYSISERFNEVTAHLEKLGLVILKDKDGKYVTRGNRNIKINGENIKPILAAAVAKAPNVQVLNHVNIFDFSVHDNRIDGAFGFGIENDTFYAIEARAVIVATGGAAGLYRPNNPGFSRHKMWYPPFNTGAGYAMGIRHGAEMTTFEMRFIALRCKDTIAPTGTLAQGVGAKQVNALGEVYETKYGISTSERVYGTVAENLEGRGPCYLRTVGITPEQEESLLKAYLNMAPSQTIRWIENDTPSKANVEIEGTEPYIVGGHTASGYWVDTKRATTIEGLYAAGDVAGGAPQKYVTGALAEGEIAAKSAVEYIESLSALRLIRQTHQPAQGPDVQFKVAEHAEATIKEGEIENHIAEIEKFLNNKNGADTAESLEEAMQAAMDAYAGGIKTGYRYSENQLAIARREIEKIEARVGDLHADDLQEVMYIYELKERLTVCKSVIAHLAARHETRWHSFAENTDYPEKDNERFRKYVNSRLENGQIKIILRELTAEGQRNYEHHH from the coding sequence GTGAAGATAGAACGGCTTAAAACGGATTTGTTGATTATAGGCGGCGGGACGGCCGGCTGTTATGCCGCGATTACTGCCACGTCAAATGCCGCGGGAAATAAAGGCGCTGGCCTCAAAATTCTAGTCGTCGAAAAGGCGAACATCAAGCGGAGCGGTTGTCTTGCCGCTGGCGTAAACGCGCTGAACGCCTACATTACCGAAGGCCGCACGCCCAGGGATTACGTGGAATACGCGAAGAAGGACGCCGCCGGAATCGTGCGCGAGGATTTGCTCTATTCCATTTCGGAGAGGTTTAACGAAGTCACGGCGCACCTGGAAAAGCTGGGCCTGGTCATCTTGAAGGATAAGGACGGCAAGTATGTGACGCGCGGGAACCGCAACATCAAAATCAACGGCGAGAACATCAAGCCGATTTTGGCGGCGGCAGTCGCGAAGGCCCCGAACGTTCAGGTGTTGAACCACGTGAACATTTTCGATTTTTCCGTTCACGACAACAGGATTGACGGCGCGTTCGGTTTCGGGATAGAGAACGATACTTTTTACGCCATCGAGGCGCGCGCGGTGATTGTCGCGACGGGCGGTGCGGCTGGGCTTTACCGCCCGAACAATCCTGGATTTTCACGGCACAAGATGTGGTACCCGCCGTTCAATACGGGTGCGGGTTACGCGATGGGCATCCGTCATGGTGCCGAGATGACCACGTTCGAAATGCGGTTTATAGCGCTCCGTTGCAAGGACACGATTGCCCCGACGGGAACGCTTGCGCAGGGCGTGGGCGCCAAGCAGGTGAATGCGCTCGGAGAAGTTTACGAGACCAAGTACGGGATTTCTACCTCCGAACGCGTGTACGGCACGGTGGCCGAAAATCTGGAAGGCCGCGGGCCGTGCTACCTGCGCACCGTCGGTATTACGCCCGAACAGGAAGAATCGCTCCTGAAGGCTTACCTGAATATGGCTCCATCGCAGACGATTCGCTGGATTGAAAACGACACGCCGTCGAAGGCGAATGTGGAAATCGAAGGTACGGAACCCTACATCGTGGGCGGCCACACCGCAAGCGGTTACTGGGTGGATACCAAGCGCGCGACGACTATTGAAGGTCTCTATGCCGCGGGCGATGTTGCCGGTGGTGCCCCGCAAAAGTATGTGACGGGCGCGCTTGCCGAAGGTGAGATTGCGGCAAAGAGCGCGGTGGAGTATATAGAGAGTTTGTCGGCCCTTCGGCTGATTCGACAAACTCATCAACCAGCTCAGGGACCTGACGTGCAATTTAAGGTTGCTGAGCATGCCGAAGCAACCATTAAGGAGGGCGAGATTGAAAACCACATCGCAGAAATCGAGAAGTTCCTCAATAACAAGAACGGCGCGGACACCGCTGAAAGTCTTGAAGAAGCAATGCAAGCGGCTATGGACGCTTATGCAGGCGGCATCAAGACGGGCTATCGTTATAGCGAAAATCAGCTAGCAATTGCCCGCAGGGAAATCGAGAAAATCGAGGCCCGTGTGGGCGACCTGCATGCAGACGACTTGCAAGAAGTCATGTACATCTACGAGCTCAAGGAACGCCTCACGGTTTGCAAGAGCGTGATTGCGCACCTGGCTGCCCGCCACGAAACGCGTTGGCACAGTTTTGCCGAAAACACCGACTATCCCGAAAAAGACAACGAACGTTTCCGCAAATATGTGAATTCCCGTCTCGAAAACGGACAAATTAAAATCATCTTGCGTGAACTCACCGCAGAAGGGCAAAGGAACTATGAGCATCATCATTGA
- the cysD gene encoding sulfate adenylyltransferase subunit CysD: MSEFSHLDELEAEAIYIIREVAAECEKPVMLYSIGKDSSVMLHLAMKAFYPEKPPFPFLHVNTTWKFREMIEFRDRTAQKLGIEMLEYINQDGVSRGINPFDHGSAYTDIMKTQALKQALNKYGFTAAFGGGRRDEEKSRAKERIFSFRNSAHAWDPKNQRPEMWKLYNTKINKGESIRVFPISNWTEKDIWQYIKREKIDIVPLYFAAPRPVVVRDGNIIMVDDERFPLHEGETPEIKSVRFRTLGCYPLTGGIESTATTLDEIIDETLSAVSSERTSRVIDNEAAGSMERRKREGYF; encoded by the coding sequence TTGAGCGAATTTTCACACCTCGACGAGCTGGAAGCCGAAGCCATCTACATCATCCGCGAAGTCGCAGCTGAATGCGAAAAGCCGGTGATGCTCTACTCTATCGGCAAGGACAGTTCAGTCATGCTACATTTGGCCATGAAGGCCTTTTACCCCGAAAAGCCGCCTTTCCCGTTCTTGCACGTGAACACCACGTGGAAGTTCCGCGAGATGATTGAGTTTCGCGACCGCACGGCGCAAAAGCTCGGCATCGAGATGCTGGAATACATCAACCAGGATGGCGTAAGTCGCGGCATCAACCCGTTTGACCATGGTTCTGCATATACCGACATCATGAAGACGCAGGCCTTGAAACAGGCTTTGAACAAGTATGGTTTTACCGCGGCATTTGGTGGCGGCAGGCGCGACGAAGAAAAGTCCCGCGCAAAGGAACGTATTTTCTCGTTCCGCAATTCCGCACACGCCTGGGATCCGAAAAACCAGCGCCCCGAAATGTGGAAACTTTACAACACCAAGATTAACAAGGGCGAAAGCATCCGCGTTTTCCCGATTTCCAACTGGACCGAAAAAGACATCTGGCAGTACATCAAACGCGAAAAGATTGATATTGTCCCGCTGTACTTTGCAGCCCCGCGCCCAGTCGTAGTACGCGATGGCAACATCATCATGGTCGATGATGAACGCTTTCCTTTGCACGAAGGCGAAACACCCGAAATCAAGTCGGTGCGTTTTCGCACGTTGGGCTGCTACCCGCTCACGGGCGGCATCGAATCGACAGCGACAACGCTTGACGAAATCATTGATGAAACCCTAAGCGCTGTATCTTCGGAACGCACTTCCCGTGTGATTGACAACGAAGCCGCGGGCAGCATGGAACGCCGCAAGAGGGAGGGATATTTCTAA